A genomic window from Sporosarcina sp. Marseille-Q4063 includes:
- a CDS encoding FMN-dependent NADH-azoreductase, with translation MNILVVKANNRPATEAVSSKMYETFINTIEGDNVTTFDVFAEDMPYLGQELFDAFGKLESGEEMTDIEQRILAAKQKAMDALTAADVVVFAFPLWNLTIPAKLQTFIDYVYQAGFTFKYDENGQAVQLMTDKKAVILNARGGIYSSPEAAPMEMAANYIKNVVGGVFGMEIMHEVIIEGHAAAPDQAEAIIEEGLSKVEAVAKELSLVLV, from the coding sequence ATGAACATATTAGTCGTAAAAGCAAATAACCGTCCAGCTACAGAAGCTGTATCAAGTAAAATGTATGAAACTTTCATCAATACTATAGAAGGCGACAACGTAACAACTTTCGATGTCTTTGCAGAAGATATGCCGTATCTTGGTCAAGAACTATTCGATGCTTTCGGTAAATTGGAATCAGGCGAAGAAATGACAGACATCGAACAACGTATTCTAGCCGCAAAACAAAAAGCAATGGATGCATTGACAGCAGCTGACGTTGTTGTATTCGCATTTCCATTATGGAACTTAACAATTCCAGCTAAATTGCAAACATTCATCGATTATGTATACCAAGCCGGCTTCACATTCAAATATGATGAAAATGGACAAGCGGTCCAGTTAATGACCGACAAAAAAGCAGTTATACTAAACGCACGCGGCGGAATTTATTCCTCACCAGAAGCGGCTCCGATGGAAATGGCTGCAAACTATATTAAAAACGTTGTTGGCGGCGTATTTGGTATGGAGATTATGCATGAAGTTATCATTGAAGGTCATGCGGCAGCACCGGATCAGGCTGAGGCAATTATTGAAGAAGGACTGTCAAAAGTGGAAGCTGTGGCAAAAGAATTATCACTGGTATTGGTTTAA
- a CDS encoding ring-cleaving dioxygenase, giving the protein MYKIPGHHHISMLTKDAKVNNHFYEKLLGLRRVKKTVNQDDPSMYHLFYGDLTGSAGTELSFFEMPMAGRTVRGTNAITKIGLLVPSLESLTYWKNRFEQFGVKHNEITTYAGRDAIPFEDSEGLRLFLLNNNGEETPDFWEAWEDSTVDSAHRILGMGTTELTVRYLERTAKTLKELFGYVEVSRSEKEAIFQSVEGQAFGEILVQQQEGPSEKPGRGSIHHLAIRVKNEEELRYWDNIVKENGFTSSGVVDRYYFQSLYFRDSNAILFEIATDGPGFTRDSSVEDLGKALDLPAFLEDRRAEIEAKLEPID; this is encoded by the coding sequence ATGTATAAAATTCCAGGACATCACCATATTTCAATGCTTACGAAGGACGCAAAAGTCAATAATCATTTTTATGAAAAGTTATTAGGTTTACGTCGTGTAAAAAAGACAGTTAATCAGGATGATCCATCTATGTATCATTTATTTTACGGAGATTTAACAGGAAGTGCGGGTACCGAGCTCTCATTTTTTGAAATGCCAATGGCCGGAAGAACAGTTCGGGGAACGAATGCCATTACAAAAATTGGCTTACTCGTGCCGTCGCTTGAAAGTTTAACCTACTGGAAAAACCGTTTCGAACAGTTTGGCGTGAAACATAATGAAATTACAACGTATGCGGGTCGAGATGCAATCCCGTTTGAAGACTCAGAAGGATTACGTCTTTTTTTATTAAATAATAATGGGGAGGAAACACCAGACTTTTGGGAAGCATGGGAAGATTCTACGGTAGATTCAGCACATCGCATTTTAGGGATGGGGACTACGGAACTCACGGTGCGTTATTTAGAAAGAACAGCTAAAACATTAAAAGAACTATTTGGTTATGTAGAAGTATCCCGTTCGGAAAAGGAAGCTATTTTTCAGTCGGTTGAAGGGCAAGCATTTGGTGAAATATTAGTGCAACAGCAAGAGGGACCAAGTGAAAAGCCGGGTCGAGGAAGTATTCACCACTTAGCAATTCGTGTGAAAAATGAAGAAGAACTTCGTTACTGGGATAATATCGTAAAAGAAAATGGATTTACTTCATCGGGTGTCGTCGATCGTTATTACTTCCAAAGTTTATATTTCCGTGATTCAAACGCAATATTATTTGAAATTGCGACAGACGGACCTGGGTTTACAAGAGATTCGTCGGTTGAGGATTTAGGAAAAGCATTGGATTTACCCGCATTCTTGGAAGATAGACGTGCAGAAATTGAAGCGAAACTAGAACCAATTGACTGA
- a CDS encoding LLM class flavin-dependent oxidoreductase: MEKYRIDKNKGLEFGLYSLGDHMRNPHSGEMISAEQRIQELIEASKLADEAGLDVFGVGESHQTHFVTQAHTVVLGAIAQATKNIKIASSATVLSVSDPVRLYEDFATIDLISGGRAEIIAGRGSRVGAYSLLGYDVRDYEELFEEKLDLLLKLNDEEKVTWEGQYRAPLENAMILPQPQNGHLPIWRAVGGPPASAIKAGYAGVPMTLTTLGGPAVNFKVAVDAYREAAQRSGFDSASLPIATTSLFYTAENSQDALSEYYPHVHTGMLALRGGGYPKQQFAQATDHRDALMIGSPQQIIEKMLYQYELFGQQRFLAQIDFGGVPFDKIMKNIELIATEILPTVKKFTAGK; the protein is encoded by the coding sequence ATGGAAAAATATCGTATTGATAAAAATAAAGGACTTGAATTTGGATTATATTCGCTTGGGGACCATATGCGCAATCCACATAGCGGTGAAATGATAAGCGCCGAGCAACGTATTCAGGAACTCATTGAAGCGAGTAAGTTGGCTGATGAAGCGGGACTGGATGTTTTCGGGGTCGGGGAAAGTCATCAAACGCACTTTGTGACACAAGCGCATACGGTTGTTTTAGGTGCGATTGCACAAGCAACAAAAAACATTAAAATTGCCAGTTCGGCAACTGTGTTAAGTGTATCTGATCCAGTTCGACTCTATGAAGATTTTGCGACAATTGATTTAATTTCGGGAGGTCGAGCTGAAATTATTGCAGGTCGCGGCTCCCGTGTAGGGGCATATAGTTTGCTTGGCTATGATGTCCGTGATTATGAGGAGTTATTTGAAGAAAAACTGGATCTTCTATTGAAGTTAAATGACGAAGAAAAAGTGACGTGGGAAGGTCAATATCGCGCGCCTTTGGAAAATGCGATGATTTTGCCGCAGCCGCAAAATGGCCACTTACCAATATGGCGTGCGGTAGGCGGACCACCCGCCAGTGCGATCAAAGCGGGATATGCAGGTGTACCGATGACGCTGACAACACTTGGTGGACCAGCTGTTAACTTTAAAGTTGCAGTTGATGCGTATCGTGAGGCAGCACAGCGTAGCGGTTTCGATTCAGCATCTTTACCAATTGCGACAACGAGCTTGTTTTATACAGCTGAAAATTCGCAAGACGCGCTTAGCGAATATTATCCACATGTGCATACTGGCATGCTTGCTTTACGAGGTGGCGGCTATCCAAAACAACAGTTTGCCCAAGCAACTGACCATCGGGATGCATTAATGATTGGGAGTCCGCAGCAAATTATTGAAAAAATGCTCTATCAGTATGAACTTTTCGGTCAACAAAGATTCCTAGCGCAAATTGACTTTGGCGGTGTTCCTTTTGATAAAATCATGAAAAATATTGAGTTAATTGCCACTGAAATATTACCAACAGTGAAGAAATTTACCGCTGGAAAATAG
- a CDS encoding NADPH-dependent FMN reductase yields MKIALLAGSNVGSKTRTAMDYTLKIVNEKYPDAEIILLDLAEYELVFSDGRNYWEYEGDTKYVTEIIMAADAIIIGTPTFQASIPATLKNIFDLLPVNAFRDKVVSALVTAGTAKHYLMVEQQLKPILAYMKAKIVQTYVFIEEKDFHRKEIINDDVLFRLERLVEDTVVLTETYAGIREVKEAAYGF; encoded by the coding sequence ATGAAAATCGCATTGCTTGCTGGCTCCAATGTTGGGTCAAAAACAAGAACTGCAATGGATTATACACTTAAAATAGTGAATGAAAAGTATCCAGATGCAGAAATTATATTACTAGATCTTGCAGAATATGAACTAGTCTTTAGTGACGGGCGTAATTACTGGGAATATGAAGGTGACACAAAATATGTGACAGAAATCATTATGGCGGCAGATGCCATCATCATTGGAACACCAACGTTCCAAGCTTCTATCCCGGCTACTTTAAAAAACATCTTTGATTTATTGCCAGTTAATGCTTTTCGCGATAAAGTAGTGAGCGCGCTTGTCACAGCCGGAACAGCAAAGCATTATTTGATGGTAGAACAGCAGTTAAAACCTATCTTGGCTTATATGAAGGCCAAAATTGTTCAGACTTATGTGTTTATCGAAGAAAAGGATTTTCATCGAAAAGAAATAATAAATGATGATGTATTATTCCGTCTCGAGCGTTTGGTCGAAGATACAGTCGTCCTAACGGAAACATATGCGGGCATCCGTGAGGTTAAAGAAGCGGCATATGGATTTTAA
- a CDS encoding MarR family winged helix-turn-helix transcriptional regulator — protein sequence MHNNTIGSLIWLRLMRFTNQSNQLSNEFLKRFDLTTAQFDVLVQIQLYQPLTQSELAEKVTVTQGGISRMLARLEKEGCIVRKQDWKTKMISLTEKAEAVLEEAMPAQLAFQTSFFEDVLTKEEEKTLYKLITRVHKYSEKRELPHE from the coding sequence ATGCATAATAACACGATTGGCTCATTAATTTGGTTACGCTTAATGCGATTTACAAACCAAAGTAACCAACTATCAAATGAATTTTTAAAACGTTTTGATTTAACAACCGCACAATTTGATGTACTAGTGCAAATTCAACTATACCAACCGCTAACACAGAGCGAATTAGCTGAAAAAGTAACGGTAACCCAAGGTGGTATTTCCCGCATGCTCGCACGGCTTGAAAAAGAAGGTTGTATTGTACGTAAGCAAGATTGGAAAACTAAAATGATTAGTCTCACCGAGAAGGCTGAAGCGGTTTTAGAAGAGGCGATGCCTGCGCAACTAGCGTTTCAAACATCATTTTTCGAAGATGTATTAACGAAAGAAGAAGAGAAGACACTATATAAGCTCATAACACGTGTTCATAAGTATAGTGAAAAAAGAGAATTACCGCATGAGTAA
- the ahpF gene encoding alkyl hydroperoxide reductase subunit F, protein MLLEPDIKAQLAQYLEMMENDVLLKVSTGSDNVSNVMNGLMDELSSMSPRIKVEKTELERTPSFSINRIGEDTGVAFAGIPLGHEFTSLVLALLQVSGRAPKVDQKLIDQVKNLEGEYHFESYISLSCQNCPEVVQALNVMSVLNPNISHTMIDGAAFKEEVESKNIMAVPTVFLNGEEFGGGRMTLEEILAKMGSAPDASEFENKDPFDVLVVGGGPAGASAAIYAARKGIRTGIVADRFGGQILDTATIENFISVNRTEGPRLAANLEEHVKDYDVDVMNLQRAKRLEKKDLIEIELENGAVLKSKSVILSTGARWRDIGVPGEAEFRNKGVAYCPHCDGPLFEGKDIAVVGGGNSGIEAAIDLAGIVKHVTVLEFASELKADSVLQDRLNSLPNVTVLKNVQTKEITGTDSVNGVTYIDRETNEEHHIELEGIFIQIGLVPNTDWLGDSVERNKFGEIVVDKRGETNVPGVFAAGDCSDSAHKQIIISMGTGATAALSAFDYLVRN, encoded by the coding sequence ATTTTGTTAGAACCAGATATAAAAGCACAATTAGCCCAATATCTTGAAATGATGGAAAATGATGTGCTGCTAAAAGTTAGCACGGGATCTGATAATGTTTCGAATGTCATGAATGGATTAATGGATGAATTATCCAGCATGTCACCTCGCATTAAAGTAGAAAAAACTGAATTAGAAAGAACACCAAGTTTTAGTATAAACCGTATCGGGGAAGATACTGGCGTCGCTTTTGCTGGTATTCCGCTCGGACATGAATTTACATCATTAGTACTTGCATTATTACAAGTAAGTGGTCGCGCTCCGAAAGTCGATCAAAAGCTGATCGACCAAGTGAAAAACCTTGAAGGTGAATACCATTTTGAATCATATATCAGCTTAAGCTGTCAAAACTGTCCTGAAGTTGTTCAGGCACTCAATGTGATGAGCGTTCTTAACCCGAACATCTCGCACACGATGATTGATGGGGCGGCATTTAAAGAAGAAGTCGAAAGCAAAAACATCATGGCAGTTCCTACAGTATTTCTAAATGGCGAGGAATTCGGCGGCGGTCGCATGACGTTGGAAGAAATCTTAGCCAAAATGGGAAGTGCGCCAGATGCTTCTGAATTTGAAAATAAAGATCCGTTCGACGTACTCGTTGTCGGCGGCGGTCCTGCAGGTGCAAGTGCGGCTATTTATGCAGCGCGTAAAGGCATCCGAACGGGGATTGTAGCCGATCGTTTCGGCGGACAGATTTTAGATACAGCGACGATTGAGAACTTTATCAGTGTGAATCGTACAGAAGGTCCTAGACTTGCAGCAAACCTTGAAGAACACGTGAAAGATTACGACGTCGATGTGATGAACTTGCAACGTGCGAAACGTTTGGAAAAGAAAGATCTCATCGAAATCGAATTGGAAAACGGTGCTGTTCTAAAGAGTAAATCCGTTATTCTTTCAACAGGTGCTCGCTGGAGAGATATTGGCGTGCCTGGCGAAGCGGAATTTAGAAATAAAGGTGTAGCCTACTGTCCGCACTGTGATGGTCCGTTGTTTGAAGGCAAAGATATTGCTGTCGTTGGCGGCGGTAACTCTGGTATCGAAGCAGCGATCGACCTTGCGGGGATTGTAAAGCATGTGACAGTGCTTGAGTTTGCATCAGAGCTGAAAGCCGATTCTGTCCTACAAGATCGTCTTAACAGCCTTCCGAACGTTACTGTTCTGAAAAATGTTCAAACGAAAGAAATTACTGGTACTGATAGCGTTAACGGCGTTACGTATATTGACCGTGAAACAAATGAAGAACACCATATCGAATTAGAAGGTATTTTTATTCAAATTGGTCTTGTACCAAATACAGATTGGTTAGGCGACTCAGTTGAACGCAATAAATTCGGCGAAATCGTTGTCGATAAGCGTGGCGAAACAAATGTCCCTGGCGTATTTGCTGCAGGAGATTGCTCCGATAGTGCGCATAAACAAATCATTATTTCAATGGGAACAGGCGCAACTGCTGCTTTGAGCGCGTTTGATTATCTTGTTCGTAACTAA
- the ahpC gene encoding alkyl hydroperoxide reductase subunit C has product MSQIGKTVEAFKASAYNAGNGEFIDVTDENMKGQWSIVCFYPADFTFVCPTELEDLQNQYATLKDLGVEVYSVSTDTHFTHKAWHDHSDAISSIRYIMIGDPSQRISRNFDVLDEETGLAQRGTFIIDPDGVIQAAEINADGIGRDASTLVGKVKAAQYVRNNPGEVCPAKWEEGAETLKPSLDLVGKI; this is encoded by the coding sequence ATGTCACAAATCGGTAAAACAGTAGAAGCGTTCAAAGCTTCAGCTTACAATGCAGGTAACGGAGAGTTTATCGACGTTACTGATGAAAACATGAAAGGTCAGTGGAGCATAGTTTGCTTCTATCCAGCAGACTTTACATTCGTTTGCCCAACTGAACTTGAAGATCTTCAAAACCAATACGCAACATTAAAAGACTTAGGCGTAGAAGTGTATTCTGTTTCAACAGACACGCACTTTACACATAAAGCATGGCACGACCACTCAGACGCGATCAGCAGCATTCGTTATATTATGATCGGTGACCCTTCACAAAGAATTTCACGCAACTTCGATGTGTTGGATGAAGAAACAGGTCTTGCACAGCGCGGTACTTTCATTATTGACCCTGATGGTGTTATCCAAGCAGCGGAAATCAATGCAGACGGCATCGGACGCGACGCAAGCACGCTTGTAGGTAAAGTTAAAGCGGCTCAATATGTTCGTAACAATCCAGGCGAAGTTTGCCCAGCGAAATGGGAAGAAGGCGCAGAAACACTGAAGCCAAGCCTAGATTTAGTAGGAAAAATTTAA